A stretch of the Sphingomonas sp. CL5.1 genome encodes the following:
- a CDS encoding flagellar motor protein MotB has protein sequence MTDADAFDEFPARAPGRPLWLITLADLALLLVGFFVLLQANHHLDPRRLANGMREGFGASAQPVSTPAPPAMPLAANALGGFAPGSAALPAPPDALVGWARDAARDPRVALTVTGGTDGTPADVDPSTGSAAVLAADRARAVAAALGQVAPGRVLVATTNRPGQRRVTVTLAFAGEGNAR, from the coding sequence GTGACCGACGCCGACGCCTTCGACGAGTTTCCGGCGCGCGCGCCGGGCCGCCCGCTGTGGCTGATAACGCTCGCCGATCTCGCGCTCCTGCTGGTCGGCTTCTTCGTGCTGCTGCAGGCGAATCATCATCTCGACCCGCGCCGCCTCGCCAACGGGATGCGCGAAGGTTTCGGCGCCAGCGCGCAACCGGTGAGCACGCCGGCGCCGCCCGCGATGCCGCTCGCCGCCAATGCGCTCGGCGGCTTCGCGCCCGGCTCGGCCGCGCTGCCGGCGCCGCCCGACGCGCTGGTCGGCTGGGCGCGGGATGCCGCGCGCGACCCGCGCGTCGCGCTCACCGTCACCGGCGGCACCGACGGCACCCCGGCCGATGTCGACCCCTCCACCGGCAGCGCCGCGGTGCTCGCCGCCGACCGCGCCCGCGCGGTCGCCGCCGCGCTGGGGCAGGTCGCGCCCGGCCGCGTCCTCGTCGCCACCACCAACCGCCCCGGCCAACGCCGGGTCACCGTCACGCTTGCATTCGCAGGCGAAGGAAATGCCCGATGA
- a CDS encoding flagella basal body P-ring formation protein FlgA, whose product MIALVLLAAAASFQDITALDRGVASFTGRPIGEEGGARAPVDSRLRLAQCPMVSMAWRTDAHDAVVVTCTGPEWRVFVPVVMPARTTIISSPAAPAVARNAEKVIKRGDPLTIEAGSDGFSITREGVAMGDAAAGERLMVKVDNSRAPVQAVAVEPGRATLPGWTGQ is encoded by the coding sequence ATGATCGCTCTCGTCCTGCTCGCCGCAGCCGCCTCTTTCCAGGATATCACCGCGCTCGATCGCGGGGTCGCCTCCTTCACCGGGCGGCCGATCGGGGAGGAGGGCGGCGCGCGCGCACCGGTCGATTCGCGCCTGCGCCTCGCGCAATGCCCGATGGTGTCGATGGCGTGGCGCACCGACGCGCATGACGCGGTGGTCGTCACCTGCACCGGGCCGGAATGGCGCGTCTTCGTGCCGGTGGTGATGCCGGCGCGCACCACGATCATCTCCTCCCCCGCCGCGCCCGCCGTGGCGCGGAACGCGGAGAAGGTCATCAAGCGCGGCGACCCGCTGACGATCGAGGCCGGATCGGACGGCTTCTCGATCACGCGCGAAGGCGTCGCGATGGGCGACGCCGCCGCCGGCGAGCGCCTGATGGTGAAGGTGGACAACAGCCGCGCGCCGGTCCAGGCGGTCGCGGTCGAGCCGGGCCGCGCGACGCTGCCGGGCTGGACCGGGCAGTGA
- the flgM gene encoding flagellar biosynthesis anti-sigma factor FlgM — MVDSIGAKPVTTNDLPVVPVVRVQATDAVPAVSGQSDTAVSQSRQPQTLASQLAAKPPVDADRVKRIKEALANGTFPISPATLADRLIALRYDWLSNDPA; from the coding sequence ATGGTGGATTCGATCGGCGCGAAGCCTGTCACGACAAACGACCTGCCGGTCGTGCCGGTCGTGCGCGTCCAGGCTACCGATGCGGTGCCGGCGGTCTCCGGCCAGTCCGATACCGCGGTGTCGCAGAGCCGGCAGCCGCAGACGCTCGCCTCGCAGCTTGCCGCGAAGCCGCCGGTCGATGCCGACCGCGTGAAGCGGATCAAGGAAGCATTGGCGAACGGCACTTTCCCCATTTCCCCAGCGACGCTCGCCGACCGGCTGATCGCGCTGCGCTACGACTGGCTGTCCAATGACCCGGCGTGA
- a CDS encoding flagellar protein FlgN, protein MTRRDALIRVIETLHAEIAALKTNDIAGLERATADKLAAIETLRALGDGPAGPELRELATEADRLNETCRIYVNLMAANVRRRLQMLTGEGGNAYRRGPVAAYA, encoded by the coding sequence ATGACCCGGCGTGACGCGCTGATCCGCGTGATCGAGACGCTTCATGCCGAGATCGCGGCGCTGAAGACGAACGACATCGCCGGGCTGGAACGCGCGACGGCGGACAAGCTCGCCGCGATCGAGACGCTCCGCGCGCTCGGCGACGGCCCCGCCGGTCCCGAGCTTCGCGAGCTGGCGACCGAGGCGGACCGGCTCAACGAGACGTGCCGCATCTATGTCAACCTGATGGCCGCCAACGTCCGCCGCCGGCTTCAGATGCTGACCGGCGAAGGCGGCAACGCCTATCGGCGCGGGCCGGTCGCGGCTTACGCCTGA
- a CDS encoding lytic transglycosylase domain-containing protein has protein sequence MTVNAIASNAGRIQSAIQRAAARTGIDFDYLLGQAKVESGLNATASAATSSARGLYQFVEQSWLSVMKQHGGEYGLGWAADAISRNASGRMTVSDSATKQAILALRNNPEIASAMAAEHASDNKDALESATGRQATGTDLYMAHFLGLGGARRFLANMQSNPGTSAAGLFPAAARANRGVFYNSDGSARSLSDVYQRFAAKLGDGAGNAGNTGNSLPAVQFAAQALDMDGATVVTGANQSATDALSWASAALGARGGQAQAASLLRPTPDTARLAYMMLARMGG, from the coding sequence ATGACCGTCAACGCCATTGCCTCGAATGCCGGCCGCATCCAGTCCGCGATCCAGCGGGCGGCGGCGCGCACCGGAATCGATTTCGACTATCTTCTCGGCCAGGCCAAGGTCGAAAGCGGCCTCAACGCCACCGCCTCCGCCGCGACCTCCTCGGCGCGCGGGCTGTATCAGTTCGTCGAGCAGAGCTGGCTGTCGGTGATGAAGCAGCACGGCGGCGAATACGGCCTCGGCTGGGCCGCCGACGCGATCAGCCGCAACGCGTCCGGCCGCATGACGGTGAGCGACAGCGCGACGAAACAGGCGATCCTCGCGCTGCGCAACAACCCGGAGATCGCCTCGGCGATGGCCGCCGAGCACGCCTCCGACAACAAGGACGCGCTGGAAAGCGCCACCGGCCGCCAGGCGACCGGCACCGACCTCTATATGGCGCATTTCCTCGGGCTGGGCGGCGCGCGGCGCTTCCTCGCCAATATGCAGAGCAATCCCGGCACCAGCGCCGCCGGCCTGTTCCCGGCCGCCGCGCGCGCCAATCGCGGCGTGTTCTACAACAGCGACGGCAGCGCGCGATCGCTGTCCGACGTCTATCAGCGCTTCGCCGCCAAGCTGGGCGACGGGGCCGGCAATGCCGGCAACACCGGCAATTCCTTGCCGGCGGTGCAATTCGCCGCGCAGGCGCTCGACATGGACGGCGCCACCGTCGTCACCGGCGCGAACCAAAGCGCGACCGACGCGCTGAGCTGGGCCAGCGCCGCGCTCGGCGCGCGCGGCGGGCAGGCGCAGGCGGCGAGCCTGCTGCGCCCGACGCCGGACACCGCGCGGCTGGCGTACATGATGCTCGCAAGGATGGGGGGCTAA
- the flhA gene encoding flagellar biosynthesis protein FlhA, whose amino-acid sequence MKFLGNPRAAALPLAILLLVVVMVVPIPAALLDVFFVANIAISLAVLMVALNAQKPLDFSAFPTVLLFATLFRLGLNVASTRVVLVHGHEGESAAGHVIEAFGTFLIGGDYVVGIFVFAILMIINLIVVTKGAGRVSEVSARFTLDALPGKQMAIDADLNAGLITPDEAKKRRVEVATEADFYGSMDGSSKFVKGDAIAAILILAANIIGGLILGPVSHGMSIGAAAKGYTLLAIGDALVAQLPSLMLSIAAAAIVTRVSSDKDLAGQIGSQFGSPRTWTPVAGILFLLGVLPGMPHLVILPAAAIAGFTAWKLRQIANRPAPVTEVKPEPVDQSRIGWDEVTDGMMINLDIGYGLVPLVDERKGSPLMSRITGVRRQLSKELGFVVPQVKVRDDINLAPYTYRLLVGGVVLGEDQVSPDEMLALDTGTGFGDLKGKKAKDPTFGLDATWIAPGDADAATGAGYLVVDSGTVIATHLNHVLGANAADLLSADETQALLDGLKERNPQLVASLSPQPLPITTLTTVLRSLLAEGVPLREFRRIASAIAVVAQKTQDAEEIVELIRPELGPLIIQKLCGVREPLRVMTLEGQLEGLLGQAVRGDPARRHVIEPDLGRRIVDALQRAAQPLVNEAKPFALVVQPAIRVAIRKLVKTVLPDTPVMSFFEVPEDKAVEVVAIIGAPEALPA is encoded by the coding sequence ATGAAATTCCTCGGCAATCCCCGCGCCGCCGCGCTGCCGCTGGCGATCCTGCTGCTGGTCGTCGTGATGGTGGTGCCGATCCCGGCGGCGCTGCTCGACGTGTTCTTCGTCGCCAATATCGCCATCAGCCTCGCGGTGCTGATGGTGGCATTGAACGCGCAGAAGCCGCTCGACTTCTCCGCCTTCCCGACGGTGCTGCTGTTCGCCACCCTGTTCCGGCTCGGCCTCAACGTCGCCTCCACCCGCGTCGTGCTGGTCCACGGCCACGAGGGGGAGAGCGCGGCGGGCCATGTGATCGAGGCGTTCGGCACCTTCCTGATCGGCGGCGACTATGTCGTCGGCATCTTCGTCTTCGCGATCCTGATGATCATCAACCTGATCGTGGTGACCAAGGGCGCCGGCCGCGTCTCCGAGGTGTCGGCGCGCTTCACGCTCGACGCGCTGCCGGGCAAGCAGATGGCGATCGACGCCGACCTCAACGCGGGCCTCATCACCCCCGACGAGGCCAAGAAGCGCCGTGTCGAGGTGGCGACCGAGGCGGATTTCTACGGATCGATGGACGGTTCGTCGAAGTTCGTGAAAGGCGATGCCATCGCCGCGATCCTGATCCTCGCGGCGAACATCATTGGCGGGCTGATCCTAGGCCCGGTCAGCCATGGCATGTCGATCGGCGCGGCGGCCAAGGGCTATACGCTGCTGGCGATCGGCGACGCGCTGGTCGCGCAGCTTCCCAGCCTGATGCTGTCGATCGCCGCCGCCGCGATCGTCACCCGCGTCTCGTCAGACAAGGATCTCGCCGGGCAGATCGGCAGCCAGTTCGGATCGCCGCGCACCTGGACGCCGGTGGCGGGAATTCTGTTCCTGCTCGGCGTGCTGCCGGGGATGCCGCATCTGGTGATCCTGCCCGCCGCCGCGATCGCCGGCTTCACCGCGTGGAAGCTGCGCCAGATCGCCAACCGCCCCGCCCCGGTGACGGAGGTGAAACCCGAGCCGGTCGACCAATCCCGCATCGGCTGGGACGAGGTGACGGACGGGATGATGATCAACCTCGATATCGGCTATGGCCTCGTGCCGCTGGTCGACGAGCGCAAGGGCAGCCCGCTGATGTCGCGGATCACCGGCGTCAGGCGCCAGCTCTCCAAGGAACTCGGCTTCGTCGTGCCGCAGGTGAAGGTGCGCGACGACATCAACCTCGCGCCTTATACCTATCGCCTGCTGGTCGGCGGCGTGGTGCTGGGCGAGGACCAGGTCTCGCCCGACGAGATGCTGGCGCTCGACACCGGCACCGGCTTCGGCGACCTCAAGGGCAAGAAGGCGAAGGACCCGACCTTCGGCCTCGACGCGACATGGATCGCGCCGGGCGACGCCGATGCCGCGACCGGCGCCGGCTATCTGGTGGTCGATTCGGGCACCGTCATCGCGACGCACCTCAATCATGTCCTCGGCGCGAATGCCGCCGACCTCTTGAGCGCGGACGAGACGCAGGCGCTGCTGGACGGCCTCAAGGAGCGCAACCCGCAGCTTGTCGCCTCGCTCTCGCCGCAGCCGTTGCCGATCACCACGCTGACGACGGTGCTGCGCAGCCTGCTCGCCGAGGGCGTGCCGCTCCGGGAGTTCCGCCGCATCGCCTCCGCGATCGCGGTCGTCGCGCAGAAGACGCAGGACGCCGAGGAGATTGTCGAGCTGATCCGCCCCGAGCTTGGCCCCCTCATTATCCAGAAACTGTGCGGCGTGCGCGAGCCGCTGCGCGTGATGACGCTGGAGGGCCAGCTCGAAGGGCTGCTGGGGCAAGCGGTGCGCGGCGATCCGGCGCGCCGGCATGTGATCGAGCCGGACCTCGGCCGCCGCATCGTCGATGCGCTGCAACGCGCCGCCCAGCCGCTCGTCAACGAAGCGAAGCCTTTCGCGCTGGTCGTCCAGCCGGCGATCCGCGTCGCGATCCGCAAACTCGTCAAAACCGTGCTGCCGGATACCCCTGTCATGAGCTTCTTCGAAGTACCGGAAGACAAGGCCGTCGAGGTTGTCGCCATCATCGGCGCGCCGGAAGCGCTGCCCGCATGA
- a CDS encoding sigma-70 family RNA polymerase sigma factor, whose protein sequence is MSAELPHRDAFAGAAPLTYSPRARAKEENALVHEHLPLVRRLAWHVHGSVSTAVEVEDLVQVGLVALVEAAAAFEDRGQVTFRQYLTTRLRGAMIDELRRHAAMTRGAIRRRRDYRRVTGQLAGELGRAPTDAETAARLGVTVEKLRAEYATAEAVRFDPIDEVYADDQPWFASDEPSAFDQLAEGEVRDLLTDAVAALPERERLVIHLYHVEELNLEEIGQVLGVGAARVCQIKSAAHARLKKVLTPR, encoded by the coding sequence ATGAGCGCGGAGCTGCCGCACCGCGACGCCTTCGCCGGCGCCGCCCCGCTCACCTATAGTCCGCGCGCGCGGGCGAAGGAGGAGAACGCGCTGGTCCACGAGCATCTGCCGCTGGTCCGGCGGCTGGCGTGGCATGTCCACGGCAGCGTCTCGACGGCGGTGGAGGTGGAGGACCTGGTGCAGGTCGGCCTCGTCGCGCTGGTCGAGGCGGCCGCCGCGTTCGAGGATCGCGGGCAGGTGACGTTCCGCCAATATCTCACGACGCGGCTGCGCGGCGCGATGATCGACGAACTACGCCGCCACGCCGCGATGACGCGCGGCGCGATCCGCCGCCGCCGCGATTATCGGCGTGTGACCGGCCAGCTCGCGGGCGAGCTCGGCCGCGCCCCGACCGACGCCGAGACGGCCGCGCGGCTGGGCGTGACGGTGGAGAAGCTCCGCGCCGAATATGCCACCGCCGAGGCGGTCCGCTTCGACCCGATCGACGAGGTCTATGCCGACGACCAGCCCTGGTTCGCCAGCGACGAGCCGAGCGCGTTCGACCAGCTCGCCGAGGGCGAGGTGCGCGACCTGCTGACCGACGCGGTTGCCGCGCTGCCCGAGCGGGAGCGGCTGGTGATCCACCTCTATCACGTCGAGGAGTTGAACCTCGAGGAGATCGGGCAGGTGCTGGGCGTCGGCGCGGCACGCGTCTGCCAGATCAAGTCCGCCGCGCACGCGAGGCTGAAGAAGGTCCTGACGCCGCGCTGA
- a CDS encoding flagellin yields the protein MTVIATNTAAMRATAASVSANSALSTAMERLSTGKRINSAKDDAAGLAIAASMTSQIRGMSQGIRNANDGISMAQTAEGALDEVTNMLQRMRELAVQAGNDTYSSDDKANIAKEQKALATQIDSVLKNTVFNNQHLFDGTAGTSGSVTIQAGANTSDTVTLDLSTNLTAATSKTTIVTAAASDTTPITDLGKFDDAVTEIASTRAGLGASQNQLESAVNNLTSNVTNLSDAQSRIEDADFSTESTNLAKAQILSQASTAMLAQANQSQQGVLKLLQ from the coding sequence ATGACGGTTATCGCAACCAACACCGCCGCAATGCGCGCCACTGCGGCCTCGGTCAGCGCGAACAGCGCGCTTTCGACCGCGATGGAGCGCCTTTCGACGGGCAAGCGCATCAACTCGGCCAAGGACGATGCCGCCGGCCTCGCCATCGCCGCGTCGATGACCTCGCAGATCCGCGGCATGAGCCAGGGCATCCGCAACGCCAATGACGGCATCTCGATGGCGCAGACCGCCGAAGGCGCGCTGGACGAAGTGACCAACATGCTCCAGCGCATGCGCGAACTGGCGGTGCAGGCCGGCAACGACACCTATTCGTCGGACGACAAGGCGAACATCGCCAAGGAGCAGAAGGCGCTCGCCACCCAGATCGACTCTGTGCTCAAGAACACCGTGTTCAACAACCAGCATCTGTTCGACGGCACCGCCGGCACGAGCGGCAGCGTGACGATCCAGGCGGGCGCGAACACGTCCGACACCGTGACGCTCGATCTGTCGACGAACCTGACCGCGGCGACCAGCAAGACCACCATCGTCACCGCCGCGGCGAGCGACACGACGCCGATCACCGATCTCGGCAAGTTCGACGATGCGGTCACCGAGATCGCCAGCACGCGCGCCGGGCTCGGTGCGTCGCAGAACCAGCTCGAATCGGCGGTCAACAACCTGACCTCGAACGTCACCAACCTGTCCGACGCGCAGAGCCGGATCGAGGACGCCGACTTCTCGACCGAATCGACCAACCTCGCCAAGGCGCAGATCCTGAGCCAGGCGTCGACCGCGATGCTCGCGCAGGCCAACCAGTCGCAACAGGGCGTGCTCAAGCTGCTCCAGTAA
- a CDS encoding sigma-54-dependent Fis family transcriptional regulator: MRSIIPSPAIAERHVALVSSLRAQGFALEKPGTRATAGTMWLVAPGEPAPAPARTVVIGEGARAVVPPRDGAPARIAFGREDALVGNAFARALVAGPDSPTAADPESLALFALAERVAEADITVLINGPTGTGKEVLARTIHMNSARRDGPFVAINCAALPETMLEAMLFGHQKGAFTGASSGGEGFFRAAHGGTILLDEIAEMPLALQSKLLRVLQEREVVPIGATQPIPVDVRVIACANRDLQNEVAEGRFRADLYYRLSVFPLATKALAERPQDIPALAATMILRHAGKRAIVPWPSAEALAALAAHDWPGNVRELENVIQRALLFAAGDTIEASHIVFDRAAAPMRAANEAATLGKVVQLSEFAAIRETLKACNGSRIETARRLGISERTLRYRLAKAREQGEDIAAPHSRVASA, encoded by the coding sequence ATGCGCTCGATCATTCCATCGCCGGCAATCGCCGAACGCCATGTCGCGCTCGTGTCGTCGCTGCGCGCTCAGGGCTTCGCGCTCGAGAAGCCCGGCACGCGCGCCACGGCCGGAACGATGTGGCTCGTCGCGCCCGGCGAACCCGCGCCCGCCCCCGCCCGGACCGTCGTGATCGGGGAGGGCGCCCGCGCGGTGGTCCCGCCGCGTGACGGCGCCCCGGCGCGCATCGCGTTCGGCCGCGAGGACGCGCTGGTGGGCAATGCCTTCGCCCGCGCGCTGGTCGCCGGGCCGGACAGCCCGACCGCCGCCGACCCGGAAAGCCTCGCGCTGTTCGCGCTGGCCGAGCGCGTGGCGGAGGCCGACATCACCGTGCTCATCAACGGCCCCACCGGCACCGGCAAGGAAGTGCTGGCGCGGACGATCCACATGAATTCCGCGCGCCGCGACGGCCCGTTCGTCGCGATCAACTGCGCCGCCCTCCCCGAGACGATGCTGGAGGCGATGCTGTTCGGCCACCAGAAGGGCGCGTTCACCGGCGCCTCCTCCGGCGGCGAGGGCTTCTTCCGCGCGGCACACGGCGGCACGATCCTGCTCGACGAGATCGCGGAGATGCCGCTGGCGCTGCAATCCAAGCTGCTGCGCGTGCTGCAGGAGCGCGAGGTGGTGCCGATCGGCGCGACCCAGCCCATTCCGGTGGACGTGCGCGTCATCGCCTGCGCCAACCGCGACCTCCAGAACGAGGTGGCGGAGGGCCGCTTCCGGGCCGACCTCTATTACCGCCTGTCGGTCTTCCCGCTCGCCACCAAGGCGCTGGCGGAGCGGCCGCAGGACATCCCCGCGCTCGCCGCGACGATGATCCTGCGCCATGCCGGCAAGCGCGCGATCGTGCCCTGGCCGTCGGCCGAGGCGCTCGCCGCGCTGGCCGCGCACGATTGGCCAGGCAACGTGCGCGAGCTGGAGAATGTGATCCAGCGCGCCCTGCTATTCGCTGCCGGCGACACGATCGAGGCAAGCCACATCGTGTTCGACCGCGCCGCCGCCCCGATGCGCGCCGCCAACGAGGCGGCGACCCTGGGCAAGGTGGTGCAGCTTTCCGAATTCGCCGCGATCCGCGAGACGCTGAAGGCGTGCAACGGCAGCCGGATCGAGACCGCGCGGCGGCTCGGCATCTCCGAGCGCACGTTGCGCTATCGCCTGGCCAAGGCGCGCGAGCAGGGCGAGGATATCGCCGCACCGCATAGCCGGGTGGCGTCGGCATGA
- the fliE gene encoding flagellar hook-basal body complex protein FliE: MSGIDSLGGIDRVMALRAQILERNQALSRASQSVGAPQAGGTSAAAPSTSFAQSMESALSKVNDTQVKANALSESYERGETVDIAKVMLARQEASVGFEATLQVRNKILSAYKDIMSMPV; encoded by the coding sequence ATGAGCGGCATCGACAGCCTCGGCGGGATCGACCGGGTGATGGCGCTGCGCGCGCAGATCCTGGAACGCAACCAGGCGCTGTCGCGCGCCAGCCAGTCGGTCGGCGCGCCGCAGGCCGGCGGCACGTCCGCCGCCGCGCCCTCGACCAGCTTCGCGCAATCGATGGAGAGCGCGCTCTCCAAGGTCAACGATACGCAAGTGAAGGCGAACGCCCTCTCCGAATCCTATGAACGCGGCGAGACCGTCGACATCGCCAAGGTGATGCTGGCGCGTCAGGAAGCCTCGGTCGGCTTCGAGGCGACGCTGCAGGTCCGCAACAAGATCCTGTCCGCCTACAAGGACATCATGAGCATGCCGGTGTAA
- the fliF gene encoding flagellar basal-body MS-ring/collar protein FliF, which translates to MANALTPANPVIPERFANPLRQIQGMLAQPAVRRAGPMALLIGLIGAAALAWSMLSTPPQKTLFSGLADSDKAAVTAALTTANIKSHVDTGTDSITVADEDYAKARMLLAGQGLPKTAPAGYAILDQLPMGVSRAVEGERLRQARETEIARSIQEIDAVVEARVHLATPEASVFVRDNAAPSASVVLKLQPGRSLSDAQVASIVNLVASSVPGMKPDNVTVVDQMGALLSKSGGQADNGSEQRIRFQRQIEDKYRQQLIQLLTPLVGAGNFTAEVQADVNLDETQATRESYDKQGALRAEAGNWTGNQAPNGAQTPGGIPGALSNTPPPASMLQKPQPATGDSGQPQPAASPTPVAGGPAPDANKQSDQFQRAYDLGKEVSVTRAAPGGIKRLSVAVLLRDPDKGRRTAMEIGQITDLVKSAVGFDANRQDNVTVISKKFADAADAAGGPKWYDNSWLPMIARNLTAIVIALLVLLLGVRPLAAALMKKREEAAVPGARPALVGPDGMPMGSATGEGGGAEGGIRVTGPVGIDELESAQSYEERVGAVRGFTRDNPARAALAVRDMIKADAR; encoded by the coding sequence ATGGCCAACGCACTTACCCCCGCAAACCCGGTGATCCCCGAGAGGTTCGCCAATCCGCTCCGGCAGATCCAGGGCATGCTCGCGCAGCCCGCGGTGCGCCGCGCCGGGCCGATGGCCCTGCTGATCGGCCTGATCGGCGCGGCCGCGCTCGCCTGGTCGATGTTGTCGACGCCGCCGCAGAAGACGCTGTTCTCCGGCCTCGCCGACAGCGACAAGGCCGCCGTCACCGCCGCGCTGACCACCGCGAACATCAAGAGCCATGTCGATACCGGCACGGATTCGATCACGGTGGCGGACGAGGATTACGCCAAGGCGCGGATGCTGCTCGCCGGGCAGGGCCTGCCCAAGACCGCGCCGGCCGGCTACGCCATCCTCGACCAGCTTCCGATGGGCGTGTCCCGCGCCGTCGAGGGCGAGCGGCTGCGGCAGGCGCGCGAGACGGAGATCGCGCGCTCGATCCAGGAGATCGACGCGGTCGTCGAGGCGCGGGTGCATCTCGCCACGCCCGAAGCCAGCGTGTTCGTGCGCGACAATGCCGCGCCTTCCGCCTCGGTGGTGCTGAAGCTCCAGCCGGGGCGGTCGCTGTCCGACGCGCAGGTCGCCTCGATCGTCAACCTCGTCGCCTCGTCGGTGCCGGGGATGAAGCCGGACAATGTCACGGTGGTCGACCAGATGGGCGCCTTGCTGTCCAAATCCGGCGGCCAGGCCGACAACGGCAGCGAGCAGCGCATCCGCTTCCAGCGCCAGATCGAGGACAAGTATCGCCAGCAGCTCATCCAGCTCCTGACGCCGCTGGTCGGCGCGGGCAATTTCACCGCCGAGGTGCAGGCCGACGTCAACCTCGACGAGACGCAGGCGACGCGCGAAAGCTATGACAAGCAGGGCGCGCTGCGCGCCGAGGCGGGCAACTGGACGGGCAATCAGGCGCCGAACGGCGCGCAGACGCCCGGCGGCATCCCCGGCGCGCTGAGCAACACCCCGCCGCCGGCCAGCATGTTGCAGAAGCCGCAGCCCGCGACCGGCGACAGCGGCCAGCCGCAGCCGGCCGCCTCGCCGACGCCGGTCGCCGGCGGCCCCGCGCCCGACGCCAACAAGCAGTCCGACCAGTTCCAGCGCGCCTATGACCTCGGCAAGGAAGTGTCGGTGACGCGCGCCGCGCCGGGCGGGATCAAGCGCCTGTCGGTCGCCGTCCTGCTGCGCGACCCGGACAAGGGCCGGCGCACCGCGATGGAGATCGGCCAGATCACCGACCTGGTGAAGTCGGCGGTCGGCTTCGACGCCAACCGGCAGGACAATGTCACCGTCATCAGCAAGAAGTTCGCCGATGCCGCCGACGCCGCCGGCGGGCCGAAATGGTATGACAACAGCTGGCTGCCGATGATCGCGCGCAACCTGACCGCGATCGTCATCGCGCTGCTGGTGCTGCTGCTCGGCGTCCGCCCGCTCGCCGCCGCGCTGATGAAGAAGCGCGAGGAAGCCGCCGTCCCCGGCGCAAGGCCCGCGCTGGTCGGGCCGGACGGGATGCCGATGGGCAGCGCGACCGGC